The following proteins are co-located in the Vulpes vulpes isolate BD-2025 unplaced genomic scaffold, VulVul3 u000000848, whole genome shotgun sequence genome:
- the LOC140597600 gene encoding zinc finger X-linked protein ZXDB, giving the protein MESPRLLPPRGTRQSGGAGSPAGGSRFHGGPDPRAGQVPARRLLLLRGPQDGGSGRRREEARAASRGPGLSPLAPRSDYASGGDSDDFFLVLLDPVGGDVETAGDGQAAGPVWREEAESVPQLQQGESGANPAGRQALGPRCLSAVPAPAPAQNPIPAPSLAPAAAFTGTVTIHNQNLLLRFENGVLTLATPPPPAWEPEVAPAPQPGGLMAPQAGVPHAAQPNDCPELPPDLLLAEPAEPAPAPAPEEEAEGRAAAESPRRPLGPGPGVVLYLCPEAQCGQTFAKKHQLKVHLLTHSSSQGQRPFKCPLGGCGWTFTTSYKLKRHLQSHDKLRPFGCPAEGCGKSFTTVYNLKAHMKGHEQENSFKCEVCEESFPTQAKLSAHQRSHFEPERPYQCAFSGCKKTFITVSALFSHNRAHFREQELFSCSFPGCSKQYDKACRLKIHLRSHTGERPFLCDFDGCGWNFTSMSKLLRHKRKHEDDRRFMCPVEGCGKSFTRAEHLKGHSITHLGTKPFVCPVEGCCARFSARSSLYIHSKKHLQDVDTWKSRCPVSTCNKLFTSKHSMKTHLAKRHNLGQDLLAQLEAANSLTPSSELTSQGQNDLSDAELVSLSSDVPGSSSAAVLDTALANSGILTIDVASVSSTLAGSLPANNNNNSLGQAVDPRALMAISDLPQSLDTSLFFGTTASGFQQSPLDMDDVSSLSVGPLVSLGSLAMKNSSQEPQALTPSSKLTVDTDALTPSSTLCENSVSELLTPTKAEWNVHPDSDFFGQEEETQFGFSSAAGNHGSQKETDLITVTGSSFLV; this is encoded by the coding sequence ATGGAAAGCCCAAGGCTGCTCCCGCCTCGAGGGACACGACAGAGCGGTGGTGCTGGCAGCCCCGCGGGCGGCAGCCGGTTCCACGGCGGCCCTGACCCGCGGGCTGGCCAGGTCCCCGCGCGCCGCCTCCTGCTGCTCCGGGGCCCCCAAGATGGCGGGTCCGGGAGGCGGCGCGAGGAGGCCCGCGCGGCCTCACGGGGCCCGGGCCTGAGCCCGTTGGCGCCCAGGTCGGATTATGCTAGTGGCGGCGACAGCGATGACTTCTTCCTGGTGCTGCTGGACCCGGTGGGTGGCGATGTGGAGACCGCGGGCGATGGCCAGGCCGCAGGGCCTGTATGGAGGGAGGAGGCCGAGTCGGTCCCACAGCTGCAGCAGGGTGAGAGTGGCGCGAATCCCGCGGGCCGCCAGGCGCTAGGCCCCCGCTGCCTGTCTGCAgtccccgccccagccccggcccagaACCCGATCCCCGCCCCAAGTCTGGCACCCGCCGCGGCCTTCACGGGCACCGTCACCATTCACAACCAAAACCTACTCTTGCGCTTCGAGAACGGTGTCCTCACCCTGGCCACACCCCCGCCGCCAGCCTGGGAGCCTGAGGTCGCGCCTGCCCCTCAGCCTGGGGGTCTGATGGCTCCGCAAGCGGGGGTCCCGCACGCCGCGCAGCCCAACGACTGCCCTGAGCTGCCGCCCGACCTCCTGCTGGCCGAGCCGGCTGAACCGGCGCCGGCCCCAGCGcctgaggaggaggcagagggccGGGCCGCAGCCGAGAGTCCCCGCAGGCCGCTGGGCCCGGGCCCGGGCGTGGTGCTGTACCTGTGTCCCGAGGCGCAGTGCGGACAGACCTTTGCCAAGAAGCACCAGCTGAAGGTGCACCTGCTGACTCACAGCAGCAGCCAGGGCCAACGGCCCTTCAAGTGCCCCCTGGGCGGCTGTGGATGGACTTTCACCACCTCCTACAAGCTCAAGAGGCACCTGCAGTCGCACGACAAACTGCGGCCCTTTGGTTGCCCTGCGGAGGGCTGTGGCAAGAGCTTCACCACGGTGTATAACCTCAAGGCGCACATGAAGGGCCATGAGCAGGAGAACTCGTTCAAATGCGAGGTGTGCGAGGAGAGCTTCCCCACTCAGGCCAAACTCAGCGCCCACCAGCGCAGCCATTTCGAACCTGAGAGGCCATACCAGTGCGCATTTTCCGGCTGCAAGAAGACGTTTATCACAGTGAGTGCCCTGTTTTCCCATAACCGTGCCCATTTCAGGGAACAGGAACTCTTTTCCTGCTCTTTTCCAGGCTGTAGCAAACAGTACGACAAGGCTTGTCGCCTGAAAATTCACCTGCGGAGCCACACAGGTGAGAGACCTTTCCTTTGTGACTTTGACGGCTGTGGCTGGAACTTCACCAGCATGTCCAAACTCTTGAGGCACAAAAGGAAGCACGAGGATGACCGGAGGTTCATGTGCCCTGTGGAAGGCTGTGGGAAATCTTTCACAAGGGCTGAGCATCTGAAAGGCCACAGCATAACCCACCTGGGCACAAAGCCTTTTGTGTGCCCTGTGGAAGGCTGCTGTGCCAGGTTCTCTGCTCGCAGTAGTCTCTACATTCACTCCAAGAAACACTTGCAGGACGTGGACACCTGGAAAAGCCGCTGCCCAGTCTCTACTTGTAATAAGCTCTTCACATCCAAGCACAGCATGAAGACCCACTTGGCCAAAAGGCACAACCTTGGCCAGGATCTCTTAGCTCAGCTAGAAGCTGCAAATTCTCTTACGCCCAGCAGTGAACTTACCAGCCAGGGACAGAATGACCTCAGTGATGCAGAACTAGTATCTCTCTCCTCTGATGTGCCTGGCAGTAGCTCCGCTGCAGTGCTGGACACAGCATTGGCAAACTCTGGAATCTTGACTATTGATGTGGCTTCTGTGAGTTCAACTCTGGCAGGGAGCCTccctgctaataataataataattcattagGGCAGGCTGTGGACCCTCGGGCCTTGATGGCCATCAGTGACCTTCCTCAGAGTCTGGatacctctctcttttttggaaCGACAGCCTCTGGTTTTCAGCAGAGTCCCTTAGATATGGATGATGTCTCAAGTCTAAGTGTGGGGCCATTGGTATCTCTGGGCTCTTTGGCTATGAAAAACTCGAGTCAAGAGCCCCAGGCTTTGACCCCCAGCAGTAAGCTTACAGTGGACACAGATGCTCTGACTCCTTCAAGCACCCTTTGTGAAAACAGTGTCTCAGAACTACTGACGCCAACCAAAGCAGAATGGAATGTACATCCTGACTCTGACTTCTTTGGACAGGAGGAAGAGACCCAGTTTGGATTCTCCAGTGCAGCAGGAAACCATGGTTCTCAGAAAGAAACAGATCTTATCACGGTGACTGGCAGCTCATTTTTGGTATGA
- the LOC112912446 gene encoding pleckstrin homology domain-containing family G member 3-like, whose protein sequence is MVLGKLDIHMQKYETGPLSFKPLFILEEQELGAITEESATASPESASPTERPSPAHLARELKELVKELSSGVQGELVAPLHPRIVQLSHVMDGHVSERVKNKVYQLARQYSLRIKSKSVMARPPLQWGKVAPTVPSLQEEAGAPSGGTGRRKPVLSLLSHQQTAAQEHSPPKPGSPRHFPFSPTAASPKASSPGPRPSSRSPLSPFDTETFSWPDVRELCSKYASHDEAFQAEGSRPRGPPVNWSRSGPENMVEPPPAGRVGRCCSVGARRGQAGPEAAQPQLPGMLPQSRPVEEEALYVTADLTLENNQRVIVMEKGPLPCPAAGLEERSGQGPSSPAATMRQGLDFQETGVSRSPEYWPKEEGPRDPADPGQQGRVRNLREKFQALNSIG, encoded by the coding sequence atggtgctgggaaaattggacatccacatgcagaagtatgaaactggaccactctctttcaagCCGCTCTTcatcctggaggagcaggagctgggggccaTCACTGAGGAGTCAGCCACTGCTTCCCCTGAGAGTGCCTCCCCGACGGAGCGGCCCAGCCCGGCCCACCTGGCCCGGGAGCTGAAGGAGCTGGTCAAGGAGCTGAGCAGTGGGGTCCAGGGGGAGCTGGTGGCCCCGCTGCACCCCCGCATCGTACAGCTCTCCCATGTCATGGATGGCCACGTGAGTGAGCGAGTCAAGAATAAGGTCTACCAGCTGGCCCGCCAGTACAGCCTCCGGATCAAAAGCAAATCTGTGATGGCCAGGCCGCCCCTACAGTGGGGAAAGGTGGCTCCCACCGTTCCCTCCCTGCAGGAGGAGGCTGGAGCACCCTCGGGCGGCACAGGTAGGAGAAAGCCGGTGCTGTCCCTCCTCAGCCACCAGCAGACGGCGGCCCAGGAGCACAGCCCGCCCAAGCCCGGCTCGCCTCGGCATTTCCCCTTCAGCCCCACTGCTGCCAGCCCGAAGGCCAGCTCACCGGGGCCCCGGCCCTCCTCTCGGAGCCCCCTCAGCCCCTTTGACACTGAGACCTTCAGCTGGCCCGATGTCCGAGAGCTCTGCTCCAAGTACGCCTCCCACGACGAGGCCTTCCAGGCTGAGGGCagccggccccgcggcccgcccgTCAACTGGAGCCGCTCGGGGCCCGAGAACATGGTGGAGCCCCCTCCGGCGGGCAGGGTGGGCCGCTGCTGCAGTGTGGGCGCCAGGAGGGGCCAGGCGGGCCCAGAGGCCGCCCAGCCCCAGCTGCCCGGGATGCTGCCCCAAAGCAGGCCGGTTGAAGAGGAAGCCCTGTATGTCACAGCAGACCTCACCCTGGAGAACAACCAGCGGGTGATCGTCATGGAGAaggggcccctgccctgccccgctgCGGGGCTGGAGGAGCGCAGTGGGCAGGGACCAAGCTCACCAGCAGCCACAATGAGACAGGGCCTGGATTTCCAGGAGACTGGAGTTTCCAGGAGCCCGGAGTACTGGCCAAAGGAAGAGGGTCCCAGGGACCCAGCGGACCCAGGCCAGCAGGGCAGAGTGAGAAACCTGAGGGAGAAGTTCCAGGCCTTGAACTCCATAGGATGA
- the LOC140597599 gene encoding proline-rich nuclear receptor coactivator 2-like translates to MGGGERYNIPAPQSRNVSKNQQQLNREKTKDQNSQMKIVHKKKERGHTYTSSAAARQAMQNGGKNKNFPNNQNWNSSLSSPTLLFKSQTNQNYAGAKFSEPPSPSVFPKPPSHWVPVSFNPSDKEIMTLQLKTLLKVQV, encoded by the coding sequence ATGGGTGGTGGAGAGAGGTATAACATTCCAGCCCCTCAGTCGAGAAACGTTAGTAAGAACCAGCAACAGCTTAACAGAGAGAAGACCAAGGATCAGAATTCCCAAATGAAGATTgttcacaagaaaaaagaaagaggacacacTTACACCTCCTCAGCAGCTGCACGGCAGGCCATGCAAAACGGGGGGAAGaacaaaaattttccaaataatcaaAACTGGAACTCTAGCTTATCAAGTCCCACTTTACTTTTTAAGTCTCAAACTAATCAGAACTACGCTGGAGCCAAGTTTAGTGAGCCACCATCACCAAGTGTTTTtcctaaaccaccaagccactggGTTCCAGTTTCCTTTAATCCTTCTGATAAGGAAATAATGACACTTCAACTTAAAACCTTACTTAAAGTACaagtataa